The Verrucomicrobiota bacterium region GTGGCGGCTTGCAAGAATGCCAGCGCGATGTTGTTTGTTTCCGCCAAGATTTCCCATCTGGGTTTGCTGCCTCAGGGGAAGGTGGAGCGCGACCGGCGTGTTTTGAACATGGTGAAGACCATGGATGCGGAAGGGTTTGGCGCCTGCACCGTGACCGGGTCATGCGAGGCCGTGTGCCCCAAGGAAATTCCGCTGACGTTCATCGCCCGGATGAACCGGGATTACGGGCTGGCGCTGATCAAAGGGCGGAGCTAAGCCGGATGTTTCATACTGAGCTTGAATCCGCGACAGTGTGCCGCGTGAGGTCACGCGGCCTACAATCGCGCTTGCCTCAGTGTTCGTAGGCCCGGTGTCCTCACCGGGCGTTCCGTGCATGAGATATGCGGGCTAAGCCATTCGCGCTTCCGGGGGGAGGAGCAGGTTTAGGGTGCGGTGCCGCGCTGATCTTCCGAAAAACGGAAAGCCTTTTTCCCGGTGAGATCCGCGCTGGTGAAGGTGGGGCACCAATATTTTTCCACGTGGCTGACGACCAGGTCCGTTCCGGTGAAGTGGTCCACACCGGGTGGACGTTCGGGGTTGTACATGGTGTCGGTCATGTCGCGCATGAGGGCGACTTTCTTGCCCATTTTCACCATCTGGCGGATGCCGAAGGGGCGTCCGAGGACGCACATGTTGAGATGCACACCGCAGAGGATGACGTGATCGATTTGACGTTCGGCCAGGAGATTCCAGGTTTCCTGTCCGTTGTCGGTGAGGGCGTCTCCTTCGGCCAGGGAGAGGGTTTTGATTTGGCGGGTCCAGGCTTCCCGGATTTCGCATTTGCGGCCGGGGCAGGAACAGCCCATGTCGGAGTCATCGATGGGGAGGACCTGTTCAAATTTCGGGTCGGGCCAGCACCAGGCGGTCCCCCAGCGCTGCAGGGTTGAGAGCGGTGCGGGCGGGACGCTGGTTTTGGAGCGCAGGGCCAGTTGACGTTGGGGTGTTCCCTGGTAAAAGGACGTTACGCTGCTGGGTGCATGGATGATGAAGACGCCTTTGGAGCGGGCCAGGTTGACGACCTCGTTTAACGGACCGGCCATTTCCTCGACGCGACGGGCGGCGGACCGGCACCAATGATCGTCCCACATATCGCAGATGATGAGGGCGGTTTTGTTGGCGGGCCAGGATGCGGGTTTGACCTCCGCGGCACCGGTGGCGGGGGCCCTCGAGCGGAGTTGGAGCGTCAAGGTATCGGCGGCACTCATGAT contains the following coding sequences:
- a CDS encoding protein-signal peptide and transmembrane prediction — translated: MRLSLLLCLWTSSLIMSAADTLTLQLRSRAPATGAAEVKPASWPANKTALIICDMWDDHWCRSAARRVEEMAGPLNEVVNLARSKGVFIIHAPSSVTSFYQGTPQRQLALRSKTSVPPAPLSTLQRWGTAWCWPDPKFEQVLPIDDSDMGCSCPGRKCEIREAWTRQIKTLSLAEGDALTDNGQETWNLLAERQIDHVILCGVHLNMCVLGRPFGIRQMVKMGKKVALMRDMTDTMYNPERPPGVDHFTGTDLVVSHVEKYWCPTFTSADLTGKKAFRFSEDQRGTAP